In Cucurbita pepo subsp. pepo cultivar mu-cu-16 chromosome LG04, ASM280686v2, whole genome shotgun sequence, the following are encoded in one genomic region:
- the LOC111793420 gene encoding F-box/kelch-repeat protein At5g26960-like, whose protein sequence is MASHNNSSNSNSNRHFSWLIKSCFPNPNDSSPTLPVTSKSCFQSAATTTHTPSLRPPPAAAPISSLPDDLLLDCLSRVPSASLPSVSLVSRHWARLLLSSTFVDLRRLRGHLEDTVYAVSATNYGLYAASFNFPNGGLWKVALFKAKESVFFSDFYGLLSHARLSAIGPRIYLIGRNAMFLYDTWSGMVTARSAMNFSRKKFANAVISGRIYVAGGAPTTTAVEMYDPETDSWQVVAQSARRRYGCIGAAVDGVFYVIGGLKIGEGVSANLVSHGACRSEAHVYASSMDMYDVEARTWLRSSAVPGGGCVVAACAAAGHIFVLTSHAVELSFWKFDARRKCPNSSNRTSTKSTGFGEWYRIRSPPLPPQVRLDSTVRFSCVGMGETVVLIQVAGCIDDILRRSGRSARGLKEGLVLIYETKSGEWSRAADMPEVMQRPACICVKC, encoded by the coding sequence aTGGCGTCTCACAATAACAGCTCCAATTCCAACTCCAATCGCCATTTCTCTTGGCTCATCAAATCTTGCTTCCCCAACCCTAACGATTCCTCTCCCACTCTCCCTGTAAcctccaaatcttgcttccaATCCGCCGCTACAACCACCCACACCCCTTCTCTACGGCCACCTCCCGCCGCCGCGCCGATCTCCTCTCTGCCGGACGACCTTCTTTTGGACTGTCTTTCTCGAGTTCCGTCCGCTTCTCTTCCTTCTGTCTCTCTCGTCTCCCGTCACTGGGCCCGGCTTCTGCTGTCCTCTACATTTGTCGATCTCCGCCGTCTTCGCGGCCATTTGGAGGATACGGTTTATGCTGTTTCTGCAACTAATTATGGCCTATACGCGGCGAGTTTCAACTTTCCGAACGGCGGTTTGTGGAAGGTTGCGCTGTTTAAAGCCAAGGAGAGTGTGTTTTTTAGTGATTTCTATGGATTGCTCTCTCACGCGCGACTCTCCGCTATTGGACCTAGAATTTACCTAATCGGTCGAAATGCGATGTTTCTGTACGATACGTGGTCCGGAATGGTGACGGCGAGATCTGCGATGAATTTCTCCAGGAAGAAATTCGCCAATGCGGTGATTTCTGGTAGGATCTACGTCGCTGGCGGTGCTCCGACGACGACGGCGGTGGAGATGTACGATCCGGAGACGGACTCGTGGCAAGTCGTTGCGCAGTCGGCGAGAAGACGGTACGGTTGCATCGGAGCCGCCGTCGACGGAGTATTCTATGTAATCGGAGGACTGAAGATCGGAGAAGGAGTTTCAGCTAACCTAGTATCACACGGCGCTTGTAGATCGGAGGCACACGTCTACGCGAGCTCCATGGATATGTACGACGTGGAGGCGCGTACGTGGCTGAGAAGCAGCGCAGTACCGGGAGGAGGCTGCGTGGTGGCGGCGTGTGCAGCGGCGGGACACATCTTCGTCCTCACTAGTCACGCCGTCGAGCTCTCGTTCTGGAAATTCGATGCAAGAAGAAAATGCCCTAACAGTAGCAACCGAACCTCAACCAAATCCACCGGATTCGGCGAGTGGTACAGAATAAGAAGTCCACCGCTACCGCCGCAAGTCCGGCTGGACAGCACGGTGAGGTTCAGCTGCGTCGGAATGGGGGAGACGGTGGTGCTGATTCAAGTCGCCGGGTGCATCGACGATATACTTCGCCGGAGCGGAAGAAGCGCGAGAGGATTGAAGGAAGGATTGGTACTAATCTACGAGACGAAAAGCGGAGAGTGGAGCAGAGCAGCGGACATGCCGGAAGTTATGCAACGCCCCGCCTGTATCTGTGTTAAGTGTTGA
- the LOC111793453 gene encoding stomatal closure-related actin-binding protein 1-like: protein MTRISRTYSDSMQRGGVSAVSADVIFASNRFPNYKIGANNQIVEAKDDPKVLSMKEVVARETAQLLEQQNRLSVRDLASKFEKGLAAAAKLSEEARLREAASLEKHVLLKKLRDALEALRGRVAGRNKDDVEEAIAMVEALAVQLTQREGELIQEKAEVKKLANFLKQASEDAKKLVDEERAFARAEIENAREAVQRVEEALQEHERMSRAAGKQDLEELMKEVQEARRIKMLHQPSKVMDMEHELHALRLQLAEKSKYSILLQKELAISKKAMGDSSNIYEIEGTECLGSCLHIQPSCDTAPDLSKCFIQWYRIGSEGGKKELISGATKSVYAPEPFDVGKILQADVHLDDHRITLTTTGPIDPAAGLGSYVEALVRKHDVEFNVILTQVNGVNHPSESIHALHVGKMRIKLCKGKNTIAKEYYSSSMQLCGVRGGGNAAAQALFWQVKKDLSYILAFESERDRNAAIMLARRFAFDCNIILAGPDDRASSAN from the exons ATGACAAGGATTAGCCGTACTTATAGTGACTCAATGCAAAGAGGGGGTGTCTCAGCTGTATCAGCTGATGTTATATTTGCTTCTAATCGGTTTCCAAACTACAAAATCGGAGCGAACAATCAGATTGTGGAGGCTAAAGATGATCCCAAAGTACTATCTATGAAGGAGGTAGTTGCTCGTGAGACTGCCCAACTGTTGGAACAGCAGAATCGCCTCTCGGTTCGAGACTTGGCCAGTAAGTTTGAGAAGGGTTTGGCTGCTGCTGCTAAATTGTCAGAAGAG GCTAGACTAAGAGAGGCAGCTTCACTGGAAAAACATGTTCTATTGAAGAAGCTTAGGGATGCATTGGAAGCATTAAGAGGGCGTGTTGCTGGAAGGAACAAGGACGATGTAGAGGAAGCAATTGCAATG GTGGAGGCATTAGCAGTTCAACTTACTCAGCGGGAAGGGGAACTAATACAAGAAAAGGCTGAAGTGAAGAAGCTAGCTAATTTTCTTAAGCAG GCATCAGAAGATGCTAAGAAACTTGTGGATGAAGAAAGGGCTTTTGCTCGTGCAGAAATTGAAAATGCAAGAGAAGCTGTTCAGAGAGTGGAAGAGGCCCTACAAGAACATGAACGAATGTCTCGGGCGGCTGGGAAGCAG GACCTCGAAGAACTAATGAAGGAGGTTCAAGAGGCTAGAAGGATCAAAATGCTCCACCAACCGAGCAAG GTTATGGATATGGAACATGAGCTTCACGCATTGAGACTGCAACTTGCTGAAAAGTCTAAGTATTCTATACTACTTCAGAAAGAA CTTGCAATAAGCAAGAAGGCAATGGGAGACAGCTCCAACATTTATGAGATAGAAGGCACCGAGTGTTTGGGTTCTTGTCTCCATATCCAACCTTCTTGTGATACAGCTCCCGACCTTTCAAAATGCTTTATTCAGTGGTACCGCATAGGATCTGAAGGTGGCAAGAAAGAACTTATTTCAG GAGCTACAAAATCAGTTTATGCACCGGAGCCTTTTGACGTCGGGAAAATCTTGCAAGCTGACGTTCATTTAGATGATCATAGAATCACTTTGACAACCACTGGCCCCATTGATCCAG CTGCTGGTCTGGGAAGCTATGTTGAAGCCCTCGTGCGGAAGCATGATGTTGAGTTTAAT gtAATTCTTACTCAGGTGAACGGAGTAAATCATCCCTCAGAGTCGATACATGCACTCCATGTCGGAAAGATGCGGATAAAGCTCTGCAAAGGGAAGAACACCATCGCTAAAGAATATTATTCTTCATCAATGCAG TTATGCGGAGTTCGCGGTGGTGGCAATGCTGCAGCTCAAGCATTGTTTTGGCAAGTGAAGAAAGATCTTTCTTACATTTTAGCATTTGAATCAGAGAGAGACAGGAATGCAGCCATAATGCTAGCCAGGAGGTTTGCTTTTGATTGCAAT ATCATTCTTGCTGGACCGGACGACCGTGCTTCATCAGCAAACTGA
- the LOC111793542 gene encoding elongation factor-like GTPase 1: MGDLETQRIRNICILAHVDHGKTTLADHLIASSGGGLIHPKMAGRLRFMDYLDEEQRRAITMKSSSIGLRYKEYSINLIDSPGHMDFCSEVSTAARLSDGALVLVDAVEGVHIQTHAVLRQAWIEKLTPCLVLNKIDRLICELKLSPMEAYTRLLRIVHEVNGIMSAYKSEKYLSDVDSILASSTGEVNDENLELIEDDEEDTFQPQKGNVVFVCALDGWGFSVNEFAEFYASKLGANVSALKKALWGPRYFNAKTKMIVGKKALAGGSKARPMFVQFVLERIWEVYGAALETDGNKEVLQKVNSTFNLNIPARELSNKDPKVVLNAIMSRWLPLSNAILSMVVNCMPDPIAAQSFRISRLLPKRDVIDAEVDVNVLSEADLVKKSIETCDTRPEAPFVAFVSKMFAVPVKMLPRRDDHGGTTNISSDDGGDGESDECFLAFARIFSGVLYSGQRVFVLSALYDPTKGESMQKHIQEVELHSLYLMMGQGLKPVTSVKAGNLLAIRGLSHHILKSATLSSTRNCWPFSSMAFQVAPTLRVALEPSDPGDIGALLKGLRLLNRADPFVEVTVSSRGEHVLAAAGEVHLERCIKDLKDRFARVSLEVSPPLVSYKETIEGEASSVSDYFKVLSESTECVIKKTPNGRCVVRVQVLKLPLALAKVLDENSGVLGDIIGVKLGQSYKNLETKRSSLRENENPAETLKKLISDAVCSNVSSKDDKHNAQWSKLLRRIWALGPQQIGPNILINPDPKVNDPDCSVLIRGSSHASQRLGFVDGSSNDDLDAETSSVSDVASVASSEGAQTLSMEAASLENSVLSGFQLATSAGPLCDEPLWGLAFIVEASISSLPVNSDELEPSFQSENNAIFSGQVMAAVKDACRAAVLQKKPRLVEAMYFCELNTPTEYLGPMYAVLARRRARVLKEEMQEGSPLFTVHAYVPVSESFGFADELRRWTSGAASALLVLSHWEELCEDPFFVPKTEEEIEEFGDGSSVLPNTARKLIDTVRRRKGLPVEDKVVQHATKQRTRARKV, translated from the coding sequence ATGGGTGATCTGGAAACTCAAAGAATTAGAAACATATGTATATTAGCACATGTCGACCATGGCAAAACGACGCTTGCCGACCATCTTATTGCCTCCTCAGGGGGTGGTTTGATCCACCCGAAGATGGCAGGCCGCCTCCGTTTCATGGATTATCTTGATGAGGAACAAAGGAGGGCGATTACTATGAAGAGCTCTTCGATTGGTTTACGGTACAAGGAATACTCCATAAACCTCATTGATTCGCCTGGCCATATGGATTTTTGCAGTGAAGTGTCGACTGCTGCTAGATTGAGTGATGGGGCATTGGTTTTAGTTGATGCTGTGGAGGGTGTGCACATTCAAACCCATGCTGTTTTGCGACAGGCTTGGATTGAGAAGCTTACGCCATGTTTGGTTCTTAATAAAATCGATAGATTGATATGTGAGTTGAAGTTGAGTCCTATGGAGGCATATACTcgtttgttgaggattgttcaTGAAGTTAATGGGATAATGAGTGCGTACAAGTCTGAGAAATATTTGTCTGATGTGGATTCAATACTTGCAAGCTCTACAGGTGAGGTAAATGATGAGAACCTTGAGTTAATTGAGGATGACGAGGAAGATACATTTCAACCCCAGAAAGGGAATGTTGTGTTTGTGTGTGCGTTAGATGGGTGGGGATTTAGCGTTAATGAGTTCGCTGAGTTTTATGCTTCAAAGCTTGGGGCAAATGTATCTGCATTGAAGAAGGCCTTGTGGGGTCCTCGGTATTTTAATGCCAAGACGAAGATGATTGTTGGAAAGAAGGCCTTGGCGGGAGGAAGTAAAGCTCGACCTATGTTTGTTCAATTTGTGCTTGAAAGAATTTGGGAAGTTTATGGGGCTGCTCTAGAAACTGATGGGAATAAGGAGGTGCTTCAAAAGGTTAATAGcacatttaatttgaatataccAGCTCGAGAACTTTCTAACAAGGATCCAAAGGTGGTTCTTAATGCTATTATGAGTCGTTGGCTTCCTCTTTCAAATGCAATATTATCAATGGTTGTTAACTGTATGCCTGACCCAATTGCTGCACAATCATTTCGAATATCACGGTTGCTTCCAAAGAGGGATGTCATTGATGCTGAAGTCGATGTCAATGTGCTATCCGAGGCAGATCTTGTCAAGAAATCCATTGAAACTTGTGATACGAGGCCTGAGGCTCCATTTGTTGCTTTTGTGTCCAAGATGTTTGCAGTGCCAGTTAAAATGCTTCCAAGGAGGGACGATCATGGCGGGACTACTAATATTTCATCTGATGATGGTGGCGATGGTGAATCAGACGAGTGTTTCCTCGCATTTGCAAGGATATTTAGTGGGGTTCTTTATTCTGGACAGAGAGTGTTCGTGCTTTCAGCTTTATATGACCCAACGAAAGGGGAATCGATGCAAAAGCACATTCAGGAGGTTGAGCTGCATTCACTTTATCTAATGATGGGCCAAGGCTTGAAACCAGTGACCTCTGTAAAGGCAGGAAACCTTTTAGCAATTCGTGGTCTTAGCCATCACATACTGAAAAGTGCAACTCTTTCATCCACAAGAAATTGCTGGCCTTTCTCAAGTATGGCATTCCAAGTTGCGCCAACTCTGAGGGTTGCACTCGAGCCATCTGATCCTGGAGACATAGGTGCCTTATTGAAAGGCTTAAGGCTTTTAAATCGAGCAGACCCTTTTGTAGAGGTAACTGTTTCATCTCGAGGAGAACATGTACTTGCTGCAGCTGGAGAAGTCCATCTTGAGAGATGCATAAAGGATTTGAAGGATAGGTTTGCCAGGGTAAGCTTGGAGGTCTCTCCACCTCTTGTATCTTATAAAGAAACAATTGAAGGCGAGGCATCTAGTGTGTCGGATTATTTTAAAGTGTTATCTGAAAGTACAGAGTGTGTCATTAAGAAAACCCCAAATGGTAGATGTGTTGTTAGAGTGCAGGTACTAAAACTTCCACTTGCTCTAGCTAAAGTACTTGATGAAAATTCTGGTGTTCTGGGTGATATTATTGGCGTCAAGTTGGGGCAAAGCTATAAAAACTTGGAAACAAAGAGATCGAGTTTGAGGGAAAATGAGAATCCAGCAGAAACATTAAAGAAACTCATATCGGATGCAGTGTGCAGCAATGTATCGTCGAAGGATGACAAACATAATGCACAGTGGTCAAAGCTTCTTAGGCGAATTTGGGCACTTGGACCACAGCAGATTGGTCCCAACATTCTGATTAACCCAGATCCTAAAGTAAATGATCCTGATTGCTCTGTTCTTATTCGGGGTTCATCTCATGCATCACAGAGACTGGGTTTCGTGGATGGTTCCTCAAATGACGATTTGGATGCTGAAACATCATCGGTAAGTGATGTTGCTTCTGTAGCATCATCAGAAGGAGCTCAGACATTAAGCATGGAAGCAGCATCTCTTGAGAACAGTGTTCTATCTGGGTTTCAGCTTGCTACATCAGCTGGGCCGTTATGTGATGAACCTCTGTGGGGGTTGGCGTTTATTGTTGAGGCTTCTATTTCTTCATTGCCTGTGAATTCAGACGAGTTGGAACCTTCCTTTCAATCAGAGAATAATGCTATCTTTTCTGGGCAAGTTATGGCAGCTGTAAAGGATGCCTGTAGAGCAGCTGTACTGCAAAAGAAACCTCGGCTTGTCGAAGCCATGTACTTCTGTGAATTGAACACTCCCACCGAGTATTTGGGTCCAATGTATGCTGTACTTGCTCGAAGGCGAGCCCGAgttttgaaagaagaaatgcaGGAAGGTTCACCTTTGTTTACTGTGCACGCATATGTGCCAGTTTCAGAGAGCTTTGGTTTTGCAGATGAGTTAAGGAGGTGGACTTCTGGAGCTGCAAGTGCTCTTCTAGTGCTTAGCCACTGGGAAGAACTATGTGAAGATCCGTTCTTTGTCCCGAAGAcggaagaagaaattgaagagtTTGGAGATGGTTCTAGCGTGCTTCCCAACACAGCCAGAAAGCTCATTGATACTGTAAGACGGCGTAAGGGTCTTCCTGTGGAAGATAAAGTTGTGCAGCATGCAACAAAGCAGAGAACACGTGCTCGAAAAGTATAG
- the LOC111792981 gene encoding translation initiation factor eIF-2B subunit gamma-like isoform X1 — protein sequence MDFQVVVLAGGTSKNLVPLVSKELPKALLPVANRPVLSYVLELLELSNLKDLIVVAEGEDVALHIGSWISGAYDGRLRVEVTSVPEDVGTVGALRAVAHHLTANDILVVSGDLVSDVPPGAVAALHRRHDAVVTAMLCSVPVSGPSESGSSGGKDKTKKAVVHNIVGLDPTKEFLLYIATAAEVEKDYKIQKSILRAVGQMDIRTDLMEAYMYAFKRSALQEVLDQKENFRSLRQDVLPYLVRSQLRSEVLSNGTPQAEENGSEKVGSHKNQALLSRILSNSSTTSFHDLHAYGTNESIPVRKTHKCCVYIPASSKYCARLYSIQAYSDINRDVIGEASHLSGYSFSAQNNIIHPSAQLGSKTTVGPHCMLGEGSQMGDKCSVKRSVIGRHCRIGSNVKIANSIVMDHVTIGDGCSIQGSVICSNVQLQERAVLRDCQVGAGFVVTAACEYKGEALARKEK from the exons ATGGATTTTCAGGTGGTGGTATTGGCCGGTGGCACTTCGAAGAATCTCGTTCCTCTTGTTTCCAAG GAGCTTCCTAAAGCATTACTGCCGGTGGCGAATCGTCCGGTCCTCTCGTACGTTTTGGAGCTCTTAGAACTCAGTAACCTTAAGGATCTCATTGTT GTCGCTGAAGGTGAAGATGTGGCTCTTCATATTGGGAGTTGGATATCAGGGGCTTATGATGGTCGTCTACGTGTAGAG GTTACTTCTGTTCCGGAGGATGTTGGAACCGTGGGTGCACTTCGGGCCGTTGCTCACCATTTGACAGCAAATGATATTTTG GTTGTGAGTGGTGATCTTGTTTCTGATGTTCCTCCTGGTGCAGTTGCAGCTCTGCATAGACGACATGATGCCGTCGTTACTGCTATGCTCTGCTCTGTTCCAGTCAGTGGACCTTCAGAGTCTGGATCCTCTGGTGgaaaagataaaacaaaaaaagcaGTAGTCCACAATATTGTTGGACTTGATCCTACCAAGGAgtttttactatatatagcgaCAG cTGCTGAAGTTGAGAAAGACTATAAAATTCAGAAGAGCATACTCCGTGCAGTTGGCCAG ATGGATATCCGAACTGATCTCATGGAGGCGTATATGTATGCGTTCAAAAG ATCTGCTTTGCAAGAGGTTCTagatcaaaaagaaaatttccgAAGCTTAAGACAAGACGTGTTGCCCTATCTTGTGCGGAGCCAGTTG AGGTCCGAAGTTTTATCGAACGGAACACCACAAGCGGAAGAAAATGGGAGTGAGAAGGTTGGTTCCCACAAGAACCAAGCCTTGCTTTCACGGATCCTCTCTAATTCATCTACTACAAGTTTTCATGATCTTCATGCATATGGCACTAATGAATCTATTCCTGTTCGAAAAACGCATAAATGCTGTGTTTATATCCCCGCTAGTAGCAAGTATTGTGCTCGCTTATATTCAATTCAAGCATACAGCGACATTAATCGGGAT GTTATTGGAGAGGCAAGCCATCTTTCAGGTTACTCATTCTCCGCTCAAAATAACATCATTCATCCTTCTGCACAACTCGGATCAAAAACCACC GTCGGACCCCATTGTATGTTAGGAGAAGGTTCACAGATGGGTGACAAATGTAGCGTGAAACGGTCAGTAATTGGCCGCCATTGCCGGATAGGTTCCAATGTGAAG ATTGCCAATTCCATCGTCATGGATCATGTTACCATTGGAGATGGTTGTTCAATTCAAGGTTCGGTTATCTGCAGCAACGTACAACTTCAAGAGCGCGCCGTTTTGCGAGATTGTCAA GTAGGAGCAGGTTTTGTGGTGACTGCTGCCTGTGAGTACAAAGGTGAGGCCTTagctagaaaagaaaaatga
- the LOC111792981 gene encoding translation initiation factor eIF-2B subunit gamma-like isoform X2, whose amino-acid sequence MGGFYGKLVFVTSVPEDVGTVGALRAVAHHLTANDILVVSGDLVSDVPPGAVAALHRRHDAVVTAMLCSVPVSGPSESGSSGGKDKTKKAVVHNIVGLDPTKEFLLYIATAAEVEKDYKIQKSILRAVGQMDIRTDLMEAYMYAFKRSALQEVLDQKENFRSLRQDVLPYLVRSQLRSEVLSNGTPQAEENGSEKVGSHKNQALLSRILSNSSTTSFHDLHAYGTNESIPVRKTHKCCVYIPASSKYCARLYSIQAYSDINRDVIGEASHLSGYSFSAQNNIIHPSAQLGSKTTVGPHCMLGEGSQMGDKCSVKRSVIGRHCRIGSNVKIANSIVMDHVTIGDGCSIQGSVICSNVQLQERAVLRDCQVGAGFVVTAACEYKGEALARKEK is encoded by the exons ATGGGAGGTTTTTATGGCAAGCTAGTGTTT GTTACTTCTGTTCCGGAGGATGTTGGAACCGTGGGTGCACTTCGGGCCGTTGCTCACCATTTGACAGCAAATGATATTTTG GTTGTGAGTGGTGATCTTGTTTCTGATGTTCCTCCTGGTGCAGTTGCAGCTCTGCATAGACGACATGATGCCGTCGTTACTGCTATGCTCTGCTCTGTTCCAGTCAGTGGACCTTCAGAGTCTGGATCCTCTGGTGgaaaagataaaacaaaaaaagcaGTAGTCCACAATATTGTTGGACTTGATCCTACCAAGGAgtttttactatatatagcgaCAG cTGCTGAAGTTGAGAAAGACTATAAAATTCAGAAGAGCATACTCCGTGCAGTTGGCCAG ATGGATATCCGAACTGATCTCATGGAGGCGTATATGTATGCGTTCAAAAG ATCTGCTTTGCAAGAGGTTCTagatcaaaaagaaaatttccgAAGCTTAAGACAAGACGTGTTGCCCTATCTTGTGCGGAGCCAGTTG AGGTCCGAAGTTTTATCGAACGGAACACCACAAGCGGAAGAAAATGGGAGTGAGAAGGTTGGTTCCCACAAGAACCAAGCCTTGCTTTCACGGATCCTCTCTAATTCATCTACTACAAGTTTTCATGATCTTCATGCATATGGCACTAATGAATCTATTCCTGTTCGAAAAACGCATAAATGCTGTGTTTATATCCCCGCTAGTAGCAAGTATTGTGCTCGCTTATATTCAATTCAAGCATACAGCGACATTAATCGGGAT GTTATTGGAGAGGCAAGCCATCTTTCAGGTTACTCATTCTCCGCTCAAAATAACATCATTCATCCTTCTGCACAACTCGGATCAAAAACCACC GTCGGACCCCATTGTATGTTAGGAGAAGGTTCACAGATGGGTGACAAATGTAGCGTGAAACGGTCAGTAATTGGCCGCCATTGCCGGATAGGTTCCAATGTGAAG ATTGCCAATTCCATCGTCATGGATCATGTTACCATTGGAGATGGTTGTTCAATTCAAGGTTCGGTTATCTGCAGCAACGTACAACTTCAAGAGCGCGCCGTTTTGCGAGATTGTCAA GTAGGAGCAGGTTTTGTGGTGACTGCTGCCTGTGAGTACAAAGGTGAGGCCTTagctagaaaagaaaaatga
- the LOC111792983 gene encoding cysteine proteinase inhibitor A-like — protein sequence MALLGGAKEVPANQNSVETDELARFAVDEHNKKANALLEFSKVVKVKEQVVSGTMYHITLEASDGGQKKVYEAKIWVKVWENFKQLQEFKLVGDGSVGSSA from the exons ATGGCGCTTCTTGGAGGTGCTAAGGAAGTTCCTGCAAACCAGAACAGCGTTGAGACTGATGAACTTGCTCGTTTCGCCGTTGACGAACACAACAAGAAAGCG AATGCGCTTCTGGAATTTAGCAAAGTTGTGAAAGTGAAGGAGCAGGTAGTTTCCGGcacaatgtatcatataaCTCTTGAAGCTAGCGATGGCGGTCAGAAGAAGGTTTATGAAGCCAAGATCTGGGTCAAGGTGTGGGAAAATTTTAAGCAGCTTCAAGAGTTCAAACTTGTTGGGGATGGGTCTGTGGGCTCCTCTGCTTAG